GGATAGCAGCCCATAACGTGGATACATTGCAGGGAAGATGGCAGATCAGGAAGCGATTGTAACTTCCCCTTCCCAGCACCAGATAGGAGCAAGTACTTGAGATAGCATAGTTCGTTCATACGTAATGGAAGAGATTCCAGCGAGTTGGCACTCAATATCTTCAGGGATCGGATCTCTTTGCTGTTCTGTAGAAGCCATCGCTCAGGTAAGTTCTTCATCTGGCTCCCATTATTAATCACCAATTCTTTGGTGTGGCGAAGATCCTTGAGTGGCTCAAGAAGCAATATGGACGGGAGATCAATTTCAAGATAGTCAATTTGCAAAGAGCCGGTAGGCATCACCATATGATCTTCTCCACCATCACCACTACCACTGGATACATGGAGAGGTAGGGACAACCCAACCTCTGCGAGCTTACTACAAGTGTTGATTTTCAGCTCAAAGAGGAACCGAAGGGAACCGAGCCCGTCCAATGATGAGAGATTCTGGCACCCCATTATCTCCATTAACTCCAGTGACTTGAGACTCTTGAACACATCTGCTGAGGGGAGGGATTTCAGACTTGGGCAGTTCTTCAGCGCCAGCTTAGAAAGAAATTCTAGTCCATGCAACGACTTAAGCAGTAAACATTCCATGTCGCCACACTGCATGAGAGTTAATTTTTCAAGTGATGGAGGAAGGATCTTATCTCTGATTTCACTTGATGTCCTCAGCTTTGGACATTTCCCAATCTCGAGTTCTCTAAGCTCATTCATTTCTTTGAATGTTAAGGGTACAAACACCAGCTCTTCGCATGTTGTGATACGTAGGATACGGATGGTTTTAATGTACTGTCCCTGTGCTAGAACACTTTCATCAAGTGAAGTTAAACTTGGACACATATTGACACGGATGCGCAGCAATTCAGATGAATCTGCCCTACCGTCCTCGCTACATGGCCCGCCAATCCTTGGAAGTTTGGTCAACCCAACATCATGTATTTCCAAATACACCAAACTGGGAGGTAGAACAGGCAATTCAATCAGTTCAGGGCAAGATCTTACGATGAGAGTATGGAGACTTGCAGGTAGAGATCCGTTAATATAAAATGGACAATTTGGTAGAGATGAGTCACTGCAGCCACAGCCAGAAACATGAGATGATTCACCAATCTCTTGTATGCTATAAAGGTGATGCAATGTAAGATGTTTCAGCAATGCAAGCTCTGCTAGTGATGGGAGATACTTCCAGTTTTCGCATCTGACCAGCTTCAGTGATATCAAGTTTTTGACAGAAAGTCTCTGAATCCATATTGGAGATCTTACACCACCATAACCAGAAACTGTAAGATCTCTAATGTTTTCATGTGGCTCACAATTATCAATAAGAAACTCATCGGTCCTGCTTTCTATTTTAGCACGTGCTGACCACTCCAGAGACAAAGAGTTGAGGTATTCCTTTTCATTCAACTTGGCATCATGAGCTTCCTCAGGATTCTCAACATTCTCAAGACCTTGCACTTGAAGTTCACGGAGATCTCTTAAGTTTCTGATTGCACTTATTCTGTTGCCCTCCTTTCCATGTACCCTGTAGTTCTGCAACTCCTGAAGAGAAGTGAGTCTTCCAATAGGGAACTCGCTACATTTGTAGAGCCTAGAGCTCACATATCGTAGATGATCAATGTTTCCCAGATACCTCACTTCTGTAGGTTGTTTCTGCCAGCCAATGGAGCAATTAACAACTGTTAGGTGATAGAGCTGGACAAGTCCACAGAATCCTTCTGTTGACAAGTTAGGTAGGTAGATGTAACGAAGGTGCTTCAAATCTGCAAGTCCAGAAAGATGAAATGTATTCTCCAAATTTAAGTGCAACAGACGCAAAGCTTTTGAGTTCTGTACAACATTCTCAATAGCATCAACCATATCCTTGTTGACCAAATGCTGACCTTCAAAGATAATAGTGCGCACATTTTTAAAGTGTGAGATTTTCTTGACCTCCTCAATAGATAAATGGTCAATACAAGGAATATGTATGTGTCGAACTGTATCCTTTTTGTTTTCCAACATGATAGGTTCACTTATTCTTGCACATTCACCAGAAGATACATGCCTTGCCAATTCATGCATTAAGTCATGCATTATGTAATACTCTTCTTTTCTTTGACTATATTGGAATATTTTGAATGTCATGTCAAAAAATGATTGTCTAGTTAACTGAGCCAAGATTTGCTCTCCAATGTCCTCAGGCCTTCTTGATTCATTTCCTGCTTGTGAGATCAGTCCTGAGCTCATCCACATCAGTACCAAATCTTTTTTCTTAAATTTACAGGCCTGTGGAAATATGCTGCAGTACCGAAAACAAATCTGAAGCTCTATTGGTAGGTGGTAGTAGCTTAATCTGTAAAGTTCCATCATACCCTTTTCAGTTCCTTTAAAATGTTCCAAATCACCCAAGAATCTGTCCCAATATTCCAAAGTCATATTACACTGCAAATGCCCGCTAACAACCTTAGTTAGCATGGGACATCCACCCAATTTTTTTGCAATTTTCTCTCCAAATAATTTTAAATCTACAAAATCTTGTGAATTCAGACCAGAGAAGACATGATGATTGAAGAGCTCAAGATTTTCACCTTCTTCTAGCCCTCCTATTTTCAAGCACTCCATGTCGATTCCCATGGCTTCTGCAGCCATATCAGCTACTGACTGCATTCGGGTTGTCAACAGAATTTTGCTCCCGCTCTTGCTATTCCTCAGAGGAGCAAATACCTTTTCCCATTCATCTTTACTCTTATCTTCCCAGACATCATCTAAAACAAGCAAAAACTTAGTATGCAAGTTCAGTTCCCTTTTGAGATCTTGTTGCAGTGCCTCCAAATGATTAGCTCTAGGTTTTTCCCATGTAGCAGATTCCAGTATTTTACTAGTCAGAGATGCTGCATCAAAGCTATCAGATACATGGACCCATATAACCTTGAAACGCTCCCTTACCACTTCTTCGCATATGCGTTGAGCCAAAGCAGTCTTCCCCATGCCACCATGACCAACCACTGAAAGAATAGGAACATGGACAGGAGTTATCACAATTTCAGAAGCTGCAGTTGATGTCTTGGTCAGCCATCTAAGTATCTCTTCCTTCTCATTTTCTCGTCCAACAAATTTAGATGCCGTCAAGGCCGAACCTGTCTCACGATCTTTGTTCATCCAATGTTCCTGCCGCTGGCTACCAGATGCAACCCCCTGGAGATGTTGTGTGACTCTGAGAATATCAGCAATATCTGTAGCAGCCTTGTCTATGCCCTCCACGGCAGCCCTCAGCCTCTTGATGGTGCCATGTTGAGTAAATTGTTTCAAATTCTTATCCAAGATTCCAACATGCTTGGCAGATCTGACGACTTTCTGCCTCATCTTAGCGAAGGAGGAGCCCGAGTCACTAACCTTGTAACCCTTCGCtttctcctctagttcgtagtacTCAAGCTCATCGGTTGCATCCTCGGCCTCCTCTACCGCATCCCTGAGCTGCCATAGCCATGAATCCAGTGCACTGACCTGTTCTTTAAAAGACTCAGGGTTGGCAATGTCGAGCACAAGCTGGATATTTGGCATCAACTGGCGCAATCTTTTCTTGATATCCTGCATGCCCTCAGCCTTGAAGTACTTATTCAGGCATGTGAAAGCCTTGTTGATCCAGAAGGAGATGGCTGAGGTTGCCACCGACTTCCCGGCAAACACTAGTTCGGTGCTACTAGCCATATATTTTGTGTGTATCTGAGAGGAAGATATTCAGGGGATAATCACAGAATAGGGAGATGCATGTAAACTCTGGAGGAGAAGCTGCAATGGAGAAACAAGTTAAACCTATGGCGTGTATTGATGAAGTTGTTAAGGCCACAATAAAAGCATATGCATAAACACGGGGTACTCACATGCATTAGGGGGCCAAATGTGAGGCAACCAATTCCAATAGGGGGCACAATTGCGTTACGCCTTCCTTGAACGAGAAATTGTAGCACTGACATATTCAACCTGCATCTTCATTGGTCCTCAGCACTTAGCTATCTTGATGGCAACtggagtagaaaaatatgatcgtTGAAACTTCATGGCTAATATTATAATGTTATTTAGTTGTCATGACAGGGATTGAACTAGATGACCAAGTTCATTGAAACCCCCTTTAAGCTTAGGCACTACTCCAGAGGTAGTGCCTATTTAATTTTCATGACAGAAAGTCAGAAACTGCACTAGATGGAGCAGTTTAATGAAACTTTCTTTAAGCCTAGGCACTACTCCAGAGGTAGAGAGCAATCCATTTGCATATAAAAGTAGCAACTTGCATATAGTTGGCCTGTTTTAGCTGAGTCTTGCGACTGCAAATTGTGTTATGCGTGGCTCAACAAGTATGAAGCTCTCGGTCAAAGGGATGGCCTCCCTATACCTCTGATTCCCCTGCTTCCTAGTAGCTGTAAGCCTGAAAAGAATAGGGGTGTTTTAACTAAATACGGATGACAACCTAGAGGGTTGGTGGCTCAGATCGCGAAAGCCGCTTCCGAAGACCACCAGGAAAAGTTCCGATTCACTAAGCATTCTTATTGCGCGGAAGCCTGCGGAAACAGAGGAATGCGAGAGTATATAGAAACGTGGCTCAGCAGCGATCTACCTCTCAATCTGTCAACCTCATTCTTGACGAGGTTAGACAGAATTGGGGATCTGCCGGAACAAGGTGTTTTTCATAGTTTTGTGAGAGATTAGTTTGTATTTTTCATTCGGTGTTATGGTGCTAGCCGGTACCATAGGTTTCTTTGCATTCTAGCTATTCTTGTCACATATTTCTGCCTTCTATAAAAATTTGGTACGCAATTTGCACTCTTAAGAAAGACTAAATACGGGAGAGCACACAAAAATTACACCCAATACGAACAGGGCAGTGGTGTGGTGCTCTTTCAACCCAATACGGGCGATAATGATACAGATGGAAGGATAATCAGCAGTATTATACTTCTGACATCCCTTACGCAATCCCAACAGAAGGAAAAGAAAGCGCAGTTACTTACTATTGATGTTAATACCAAAAAATCTGGAAGATATACCACAGATTCGTTTGAGTTGTCAGGAAAAGAAGAACTAATTTAGCGTGGTTCTGCTGCAGAAAATTGGAGCCCGCCCCCTTCCATATCTGATCTAGCGAATCAGGTATCTGCCTCGCaatcttctttttaaaaaaaaggaTCATCATCTTCGCCCAATTTGTACATAGTAGCCCAAAAAAAGTAATAAGAGGAACGAGTAATCAAAATCGCCGCACGGTTGCTTAGAACAAAACATTACTTGTAGTACCTGGGCACCGGCATTTGCAGTGGCGCGCTGCGACACAGCAGGTGCGGCTACAGGGCTACTCAGCTCGCGCGGTTGAACGGCGGCCACGGGCCCGTCGGCGCATCCGGGGCGACGATGGCAATGGTGCGGGTTTGGATGGGTTTGTGGATGGTGAAGCTGAACCAGATCCATACACGAGCACATCCGTTACCCACCAGATCCATACACGAGCACATCCATGAAAGTACTATTAGAACGTCCGCACGATTGCCCGCACGTTGATAAAGATACAATCTCTATATATCTTAGAGCATGCTTTAAAAAAAAATGTACTCCCTCCTACTCCTCCGGAAAAGTAGGATCGCACGAAGCGTTCAAGGGAGGCGACGAGGGTTCCCTTGCGCGCCGCCGGTGACGCCTCCGGTTCCCTCTCTCTCCGTCGGCCGCTCCggcggtgggagggagggggaaccTCGGGTCTGTTCGCTAGGTGGGTGTGTGGTAGGGTTAGGGGGGAGGGAGACGCCGTCAAGGCCGTTGCGGTGGTGTTGCGTCGGAATAAGTTTCTCCGGCTCCGTTCACGGTCAGGCGAGGCTTTTGCCTTCGTCTAGGAGCCAGCGGGGTTGGGAATCCCCGGATCTCGTCGAGGTCGCGGGCTATGGTGGCTGGAGGTCCATTGGCACTGGCCGTTTGGGTCCTCAGATGGGCGATGGATGCAGGGAGACGAagacccttcttcttccttgttggTATGATTTGCTGATGatgttcttctccttcctctgcgCTGATGCTGGTGGGAGATCCTTCTTTGTCTGGGCGGATGGCCCGGCCGTGGTGCTGGACCGGTCGGATGACTCGAGTTCTCTTCCTTCCGAAAGGGACACTTTTCGCGGTACTCAAAGCCAAAGATGACGACGGTTGTTGCAGGTGTGTTGGGTTGATGTCCATGCCCTTTTAGCGTTGGTGTCAAGTAAGGAGGAAACAGCGTGGCGGCAATTGTACCATGGTCGAAGATGATGACCTGCTTACGACTGGTTGCAGATCCTTCTGCTGCAGGGGTCTTCTCTCAAGATTCAGGGATGATGACACAGGGCTTCGGAGATCCTCTTGTTATGGTTGTCTTAGGTACTCTAGGTGTTCAAGGTCCTCCATGTTTGTGTTTCAGTGTGCTTGTAAGGGTCAACTTCATTGTATTGATTCATGATATGAATGAAAACAACTCTCAaaaaaaatatactccctccgtcccaaaataatgtCTCGAGCTTGGTACAACTTTGttctagagctagtataaaattgagacacttattttggaacggagggagtatataatatcTTAAAGCATCTATACTTGGCGTTCGGACACGCCTACAATCGTATCCAGATGGTCCCTTATAGCAACTCCAACTGGTCGACCCAAACGGAGGATGATTTTTTCCGTTTCTCGTCCATTTGGGTCGTCCGTCGGCTCTGTGTCCGCCCGGTCTATGATTTGGGTTGGCAGCGCGCCCAACGCGTCGATCCATATTTACCTGGGTGGCCGGCTAGTCGTCGATTTTTAAATATAAACATTTTGCATATTTTTTATAAGCAAATGAAGTTTCACAACCGAAAATAAAATATAGAAAAGTTTTACAAGCCCAATAAAAATTAAATTGTCTACAAAATACAcatattggttgccaacatgatctCACACATGCTCAATAAAATCATCTTGCAACTGAATATGAGTTTCCCAACCACACATTTCTTCAAATAATGCAAGTTAGAATCCAAaataagagcaaaagtgtttgaaaaagtagatgcgacggagacgtatcaagcgtcattttattttgttgttctatgtTAGATGATATTCATAATCTTGTTTCTCATTAAAAAGTTATAAGAATTACCCTTAAAATGTTTgatttgcatgtgtgatgtgtgttgtacaacaaCAGAAGtgatgttgtagtatttgaattatcatattttactagaacgtggaaagtttatgaaatttttacacagtactgtCGTACAAATTAGTTACCATGTcataaattttcataattgtttgagaTACATAAGTACAAGTTTTAagtagattgctacacactgtctTGTTTAgatagattgttgtcatagttttgttatctacttatcatatagttttcatagcttatattggtagatataaattgtggaaattataatatacagtacctaatgttttaaaAATATTACAAAAGCACGGTGAAACGATGATatgacctatctcacgagttcttttcaagttttaaaATTATTACAAAGCACGGTGAAACGATGATATGACCTATCTCACGAGTacctaatgttttaaaattattacatattgatttacttttatgtgtattgacctatctcacgagttcttttcaagttttatgtggatgaagtgtttgagacttaggtgaaacgatgatatgagaggattgaacgagatacaaaagctcaagcttggggatgcccagggcacCCCAAGTAAAATATCATAGCTACTTCATTttatttgatgtttgaaataaaatatcatatctcataatctttattgagagagaggttTCACATAGCTACTGaactgtttgactactcattgatttcacttgtatcttttgagagtagtttgatcgaATTGCTCTAgtaattcacttatatctttttaagcacggtggtgctgttatttagaataatatgctctcatgcttcacttagattattttgagagttagtagaaactttgaagaaatcctctcttgtttcacttatattattttcagAGTTGAAAGTttaaaagaaacttgtgctctcgttcttcacttatattttgtttaagagcttgttattagcaatggcaatttgctttaaatgaattggtcccaaagtgatagatatctaggggagatataataaaaactttcatgaagatcattggatgttaaacttgattctttgcaatagttttgcgatataaacatagtgatatgtgagatgtgtttatgagtaattatgctttagtaagaatattgttgTTAAggattgtgattccctatgcatgcacatgaagtaaataattatgctatgaattaCATCCTacgtgtgttgcattattcgatgttagttatgtttaatgtttgcttatgatggttttcgtttcttggttgggcgcttctcaatctatttgctagctttcatttgtactaagcgggaatgatgcttgtgcatccaaatcctaaacccaaatatATGCTAAATgagtcaccatacctacgtatatgTGATATCTTTGTGCCATtttaagtaaatttgtatgtgccaactttaatgttcaaaataaacttatgttttgtgtgcccgtaccgcgctCATGAAGCGGCGTGGGGTGgctgtatcttccatgttaaatagtttattctcaagatgagggtttattcacttgtcattgcacgatagtatggcggtaatagggatgtagtcccgaaatgcaaagaaaattattttatgttgtcaattaatgaattccttgaaaagtgttggtatggacggtacccgtggatgcggctagccgtggagtgtgaaagaatggtggaaaaagaaataaaattaattttcaGTTTAGGAaacgcctatgatttgtttagcatggaagatattgggaactcttagtctTTTTCGTTGggaggaaaagcatgccacctaaaatattttatctctcatatttttaagctttgagttgtggcacctctacaaatctatgcttccctctgcgaagggcctatctatttacttttatgcaatttttatttttgatttgAGTCTCcaacttctcttataaagcaccaactacggAACACCGTTATAAAACTTGagaattggatgtagctaatatttgggtgtgttgcatgaatggatcaatgattgagcataatgggctagggatatcgttctttagcgttgatatttgaaAGACTTgggtgcttgttgatatgcttgagtattaaagttttcatgtcaaattatagactattgctttgaatcatctacaaatccatatgtccatgctacaaAATAAAAGAGTATATTAtgaatatgataggtagcattccccatcaaaaattctgttttcaaTTGCTACTTTATAATTATGAGTTTTATAAGAAAGAGTTtttgttatgatgctagaaaaagtgattaaaattaccattgatcaaacttatgcactatgatagcattcacacttcataaattatttcttttatcattacctactcgaggacgagtggtAATTAACCTTAggtatgctgatacatctccaacgtatatataacttatgaagtatccatgccatGTTTATAACAATTCGGTAtgcttttggtatgatttgaatggaactaacccggattgacgttgttttcagcacaactaccgtggagttgttttttgtgtagaaataaaacttCTCCAAATGCAACAAAAATTTTGACGATTTTTTGGAACAAAAGAGGCACTAGAAGCTTCGTGGGAGGAcgagaaggtgaaggaggtggccactacccaccagggcgcgccagaggCCTTGCTCGTGGGCTGGTGCGTAGTGGGCACCTCGAGGCCCAtcttgacgtgagaccgacgccaaaaattcctataaatacagaaatccCCAGAAATAACTCTAGATCAGAAGTTCCTCCtccacaagcctctgtagccacaaaaaaccaatcgggagcctgttccggcaccctgtcggaggggcagATCAATactggaggccatcttcatcatccctatggacaccatgatgaggagggagtagtccaccctcagggctgagggtttgtaccagtagcaatgtgtttaatctctctctctctctctcgtgttcttaaaatggcacgatcttgatgtatcgcgtgctttgttaatatagttagatcatatggtgtttctccctctctatcttgttatGATGAATTGAGTTCTCATTTTGAGATTTTGTTTTATCAGATTGAttacttttatggatttgagagcacttgatttatggcttgctatgaatacccgtggtaataatggggtatcatattgattcacttgatatatgttttggcactcaactcgcaGATTCCCGAGGTGAaagtggggtaatctatgcataggggttgacgcATGTTCTTGTCTTtgtttctccggtagaaatcttggtgCACTCTTTGAATTTCTTTatattggattgagtattattaaTCTGAATTTGttttggtgttattttagtatgaactcttagatagatcgatTGGAAAGGATAATTTGTGTTATTTTAGTACCAACTCCTGGATAGATCGAtcggaggtggtttcgtaccctacaaagaatttcttcttatgttcaccgctggataggaactttggagtgattctttatcgtaCGTTGAggtattgttatgtgatccacttatattagcattgttgagagattgcactagtgaaagtatggaccctaggcctcattttcaagcattgcaataccgtttgtgcccacttttgttacttgctaccttgctgtttgtaTTTATTCAGATTGTAAAAAAAATCTACCATCAATATTACACTTGTaacaccatctcttcgtcgaactattgcacgtatacaatttaccatcgtattgggtgtgttggggacacaagagactctttcttTTTtgcttgcagggttgtttgagacaaaCCATAtttatcctacacctcccatgaatttataaaccttaggtcatccacttgagggaaatttgctactgtcctacaaaactctgagcTTGGAGgcgcaacacgagtctacaagaacaagttgtgtagtatacatcaagctcttttctggtgccgttgcggggaggtgagttcttgaaggtatatatttagatattgcaattgaatcttgtagattcttgttttatcactagtttggtttataaaaagaaaattacaaaaaatggaattgacgtggtctcatattgttcatctttataatgtctttcttcaaaatgatagaaaagaaaattgtgctcaattgataGAAGAAGAATTCAATAAAATGTTTCGCATAAAAttattgaatgatgagcatgattgcaatgttgttagaatacttctctaaatatccatgatgctaatgatatgcaaagccacaagcttggggatgcaatgtttgatgaagatgatatttttagtcccccaagttttgatgagcaaatttattatgatgaaagcatgcctcataTTTATTATGATTAtaatgatgaaagtgggtttggaagtgtgtcaactctaggtactaatggtACCACTATTTTttagggtgttgaatcttttcataatgataaaagtggatttcgagaggtcatgactttatttagtggtgagttcactattttggaagaggcttGAATTGACTATGACAACGAACTTGCtttctatgatgattatggtgatgacatgtatgttataAAGAGTAATAAAAACAATGcaacttttcatcatgattttaattttcaattttATTATGCCACTAAAGTATCAGAAGATAGTTATTTTACTGAGTTTCCTCCcgctattatgaatgagaataaatttgcttaTGGGGGGAGTAATAAATTTCCTATGCTTATGCATCACGGAaaaaatgctttatgtgatacttacattgttgaattccttcatgatgctactgaaaattattatgagggaggaatatatgcttgtaggaattgcaataatatcaagtttcctccctatgtgttcaaagttttgaatccatgcttgtttttccttcctatgcgagttgattattgctacaataaattgtttgcttgaaaaatacctatgcataggaagtgggttagacttaaatgtgattgccatgtgattcatgatgctctcttgcatgttttaactattattcctatacgagcatcattgaaatcatcatgcctagctaaaatgtATTAAATAAAAAGCGCTTATTGTGAGGCAACCAaacacttttactttatgtttttgtgtgttcaaatgatTAAGCTATtgtggtaatcatgttttatagcttttatttcaataaagtgccaagtaaagcctttgggatagtgtggatacttacttgtttgattttgtgcaaaaacagaaacttttacatccagtgcagaatttctctgattataCTAGAGCgtccaaaaaaatctgaaattattaAACAGTTTTGGTATGCAAATTATGTGCTATGTactaatttttcatatttttagagacagggaagtatggtATTTTTTGTAGAtctttacagattgttctgtttttcattgATTccattttgcatgcatagtttgcttgtttcagtgtttccatagcttatattgagtgatataaattatgggaattatATCATACAGTAGTaatcatgtgagaacaattatgaatcttgtcctgGCATTacgtaagtgaatgatctataatTATCATACTAATCgatctcacgaagttccattaagttttatgtgattgaagttttcaagttttgggtgagataccaatatgaggagaataaggagcagcaagaacctaagcttggggatgcccaaggcacccccaaagtaatatccaaggaagactcaagtgtctaagcttggggataccccggaaggcatcccctctttcgtctccaacattatctgtatatcttacttggagttatatttttattcatcacatgatatgtgtttttcttggagcatcattttattttttttgttctgTGTTAGATGATATTTATAATATTGTTTTTCAAtaagaagttccaagaattgcccttagaatgcttgaattgaatgtttgatgtgtgttgtacaaaaacagaaacttatgttgtagtatttgaattatc
This genomic stretch from Hordeum vulgare subsp. vulgare chromosome 6H, MorexV3_pseudomolecules_assembly, whole genome shotgun sequence harbors:
- the LOC123403278 gene encoding disease resistance protein RGA2-like gives rise to the protein MASSTELVFAGKSVATSAISFWINKAFTCLNKYFKAEGMQDIKKRLRQLMPNIQLVLDIANPESFKEQVSALDSWLWQLRDAVEEAEDATDELEYYELEEKAKGYKVSDSGSSFAKMRQKVVRSAKHVGILDKNLKQFTQHGTIKRLRAAVEGIDKAATDIADILRVTQHLQGVASGSQRQEHWMNKDRETGSALTASKFVGRENEKEEILRWLTKTSTAASEIVITPVHVPILSVVGHGGMGKTALAQRICEEVVRERFKVIWVHVSDSFDAASLTSKILESATWEKPRANHLEALQQDLKRELNLHTKFLLVLDDVWEDKSKDEWEKVFAPLRNSKSGSKILLTTRMQSVADMAAEAMGIDMECLKIGGLEEGENLELFNHHVFSGLNSQDFVDLKLFGEKIAKKLGGCPMLTKVVSGHLQCNMTLEYWDRFLGDLEHFKGTEKGMMELYRLSYYHLPIELQICFRYCSIFPQACKFKKKDLVLMWMSSGLISQAGNESRRPEDIGEQILAQLTRQSFFDMTFKIFQYSQRKEEYYIMHDLMHELARHVSSGECARISEPIMLENKKDTVRHIHIPCIDHLSIEEVKKISHFKNVRTIIFEGQHLVNKDMVDAIENVVQNSKALRLLHLNLENTFHLSGLADLKHLRYIYLPNLSTEGFCGLVQLYHLTVVNCSIGWQKQPTEVRYLGNIDHLRYVSSRLYKCSEFPIGRLTSLQELQNYRVHGKEGNRISAIRNLRDLRELQVQGLENVENPEEAHDAKLNEKEYLNSLSLEWSARAKIESRTDEFLIDNCEPHENIRDLTVSGYGGVRSPIWIQRLSVKNLISLKLVRCENWKYLPSLAELALLKHLTLHHLYSIQEIGESSHVSGCGCSDSSLPNCPFYINGSLPASLHTLIVRSCPELIELPVLPPSLVYLEIHDVGLTKLPRIGGPCSEDGRADSSELLRIRVNMCPSLTSLDESVLAQGQYIKTIRILRITTCEELVFVPLTFKEMNELRELEIGKCPKLRTSSEIRDKILPPSLEKLTLMQCGDMECLLLKSLHGLEFLSKLALKNCPSLKSLPSADVFKSLKSLELMEIMGCQNLSSLDGLGSLRFLFELKINTCSKLAEVGLSLPLHVSSGSGDGGEDHMVMPTGSLQIDYLEIDLPSILLLEPLKDLRHTKELVINNGSQMKNLPERWLLQNSKEIRSLKILSANSLESLPLRMNELCYLKYLLLSGAGKGKLQSLPDLPSSLQCIHVMGCYPELVKQISEKGSSEWNKISHIAKLHIGDSYFTNGKECDQESFYGASNQ